A genomic segment from Nocardia cyriacigeorgica GUH-2 encodes:
- a CDS encoding carboxymuconolactone decarboxylase family protein has protein sequence MVSTSQPRVSPGRLRQLGPVNWVVWQVLSRAAGTADAHLFSTLGRTGGLFRGWLHYSGKLMPGGKLTRHESELVILRVAHLRSCDYEMDHHIKLGKRAGVTAEILDRVRSGPETPGWSEKHRALLTAVDQLVNTRDIDDAAWAQLANYYDERHLIEIVLLTNQYEGLASTITALRIQRDEMKH, from the coding sequence ATGGTTTCGACGTCGCAACCACGTGTGTCCCCGGGGCGATTGCGTCAGCTGGGGCCGGTCAACTGGGTGGTCTGGCAGGTGCTGTCGCGCGCGGCGGGCACCGCGGACGCGCACCTGTTCAGCACCCTCGGCCGCACCGGCGGACTGTTCCGCGGCTGGCTGCACTACTCCGGCAAGCTCATGCCCGGCGGCAAGCTGACCAGGCACGAATCCGAGCTCGTCATCCTGCGGGTAGCCCATCTGCGCTCCTGCGACTACGAGATGGACCACCACATCAAGCTCGGCAAACGCGCCGGCGTCACCGCGGAGATCCTGGACCGGGTGCGCAGCGGCCCGGAAACGCCGGGCTGGTCCGAGAAGCACCGCGCCCTGCTCACCGCCGTCGACCAGCTGGTGAACACTCGCGATATCGACGACGCCGCCTGGGCGCAGTTGGCGAACTACTACGACGAGCGGCACCTCATCGAAATCGTGCTGCTGACAAACCAATACGAAGGTCTGGCTTCGACGATTACCGCGCTACGTATCCAGCGCGACGAGATGAAGCACTAG
- a CDS encoding polysaccharide deacetylase family protein — protein sequence MKRRVLIGAAITLVVVVVLAVGGYYLMNSRTFQLAGRIVDRVDTDAKVVALTLDDGPTTKTPEVLKVLADAQVPATFYLNGRDLAAHPEYGTAIAAAGHEIGNHTYTHRRMVFVTPGTVADEVARTDDEIRETGYQGPITFRPPYGKKLWTLPKYLSDHDRTTVMWDVEPDSGAAPSAKRIVEQTVAEVRPGSIILLHVMFGDRANSLAAIPGIVAALKADGYRFVTVSELLGR from the coding sequence ATGAAACGCCGGGTGCTGATCGGCGCGGCGATAACGCTTGTCGTCGTCGTGGTGCTGGCCGTCGGCGGCTACTACCTGATGAATTCGCGGACCTTCCAGCTGGCGGGGCGGATCGTGGATCGGGTCGACACCGACGCGAAGGTGGTCGCGTTGACCCTGGACGATGGGCCGACCACCAAGACGCCCGAGGTCCTGAAGGTGCTCGCCGACGCCCAGGTCCCCGCCACGTTCTATCTCAACGGCCGCGATCTCGCCGCCCATCCCGAGTACGGCACGGCGATCGCGGCGGCCGGCCACGAGATCGGCAACCACACCTACACCCACCGCCGGATGGTTTTCGTGACGCCCGGAACTGTCGCCGACGAGGTCGCCCGCACCGACGACGAGATCCGCGAGACCGGATACCAGGGCCCGATCACCTTCCGCCCGCCCTACGGCAAGAAGCTGTGGACGCTGCCGAAATACCTCTCCGACCACGACCGGACCACGGTGATGTGGGATGTGGAACCGGACTCCGGTGCGGCGCCCAGCGCGAAGCGGATCGTCGAGCAGACGGTGGCCGAGGTGCGGCCGGGCTCGATCATCCTGCTGCACGTCATGTTCGGTGACCGGGCGAATTCACTGGCCGCGATCCCGGGGATCGTCGCCGCGCTGAAGGCCGACGGATATCGGTTCGTCACGGTGTCGGAACTGCTCGGCCGGTAG
- a CDS encoding patatin-like phospholipase family protein: MSEVAAERGRIALVLGGGGPVGISWLAGLGTGLREAGIDLALADRFIGTSAGAVVGSILAGGGDLSSLLVPARPNAAAVQQDFTVMMEIAGLIGKRGQDPVQMRKRIGELAMAASTGEPDDHIERIGSLVDFADWPDGELVITAIDAATGELRPWTRDDVATLPQALASSTAVPGIFPPIPIDGSHYYDGGYRSSINADLATGAEVVVIMEPLAHVYPRSRTDREHGCAREISIVPDAGAIEAFGPDVFSAAALHPAYDAGVRQSADAAAQLNEVWPTR; this comes from the coding sequence ATGTCTGAGGTGGCGGCCGAGCGGGGCCGAATCGCGCTGGTGCTCGGCGGTGGTGGGCCGGTGGGGATCAGCTGGCTGGCGGGGCTGGGGACCGGATTGCGGGAGGCCGGGATCGACCTGGCGCTGGCCGATCGGTTCATCGGGACCTCCGCCGGCGCCGTCGTCGGTTCGATCCTGGCCGGCGGTGGTGACCTGTCGAGCCTGCTGGTGCCCGCGCGGCCGAATGCGGCTGCGGTGCAACAGGATTTCACGGTGATGATGGAGATCGCCGGGCTCATCGGGAAGCGCGGCCAGGATCCGGTGCAGATGCGCAAGCGGATCGGCGAGCTGGCGATGGCGGCGAGCACGGGTGAGCCGGACGACCACATCGAACGGATCGGCTCGCTGGTCGATTTCGCGGACTGGCCGGACGGCGAGCTGGTGATCACCGCGATCGACGCGGCCACCGGTGAGCTGCGCCCGTGGACCCGCGACGATGTCGCCACCCTGCCGCAAGCCCTGGCCTCGAGCACCGCCGTGCCGGGCATCTTCCCGCCCATCCCGATCGACGGCAGCCACTATTACGACGGCGGCTACCGCTCCAGCATCAATGCCGATCTGGCCACGGGCGCCGAGGTCGTGGTGATCATGGAGCCGCTGGCGCATGTGTACCCGCGCAGCCGCACCGACCGGGAACACGGCTGTGCGCGGGAGATCTCGATCGTGCCCGACGCCGGTGCCATCGAAGCGTTCGGTCCGGACGTGTTCAGCGCTGCCGCACTGCATCCCGCCTACGACGCCGGGGTGCGCCAATCCGCCGACGCCGCCGCGCAGTTGAATGAAGTCTGGCCGACCCGATGA
- the lpdA gene encoding dihydrolipoyl dehydrogenase, which yields MTSHYDVVVLGAGPGGYVAAIRAAQLGLRTAIVEQKYWGGVCLNVGCIPSKALLRNAELAHIFTKEAKTFGITGEASFDFGAAFDRSRKVADGRVKGVHFLMKKNKITEYDGLGTFTDPNTLSVALSDGGTETVTFDNVIIATGTVTKLLPGTSLSANVVTYEEQILTRDLPGSILIVGAGAIGMEFGYVLKNYGVDVRIVEFLDRALPNEDADVSKEITKAYKKLGITITTGAAVQSIDDDGSKVTVSIKDNKSGSVETVTVDKVLQAVGFAPRVEGYGLENTGVALTDRGAIDIDDHMRTNVPHIYAIGDVTAKLQLAHVAEAQGVVAAETIGGAETMTLGDYRMMPRATFCQPQVASFGLTEQQARDEGYDVKVATFPFTANGKAHGLGDPTGFVKLIADTTHGELLGGHLIGPDVSELLPELTLAQKWDLTVNELARNVHTHPTLSEALQEAIHGLAGHMINF from the coding sequence GTGACTTCCCACTACGATGTCGTCGTTCTCGGCGCGGGTCCCGGCGGTTACGTCGCCGCGATTCGTGCCGCTCAACTCGGCCTGCGAACAGCGATTGTCGAGCAGAAATACTGGGGTGGCGTGTGCCTGAACGTGGGCTGCATCCCCTCCAAGGCGCTGCTGCGCAACGCGGAGCTGGCTCATATCTTCACCAAGGAAGCGAAGACCTTCGGTATCACCGGTGAGGCGTCCTTCGACTTCGGCGCGGCGTTCGACCGCAGCCGCAAGGTCGCCGACGGCCGGGTCAAGGGCGTCCACTTCCTGATGAAGAAGAACAAGATCACCGAATACGACGGGCTCGGCACCTTCACCGACCCGAACACCCTCTCGGTGGCGTTGAGCGATGGCGGCACCGAGACGGTCACCTTCGACAACGTGATCATCGCGACGGGCACCGTCACCAAGCTGCTGCCCGGCACCTCGCTGAGCGCCAACGTCGTCACCTACGAGGAGCAGATCCTCACCCGCGACCTGCCCGGATCCATCCTGATCGTCGGCGCGGGCGCCATCGGCATGGAGTTCGGCTACGTGCTGAAGAACTACGGCGTCGACGTGCGCATCGTCGAGTTCCTCGACCGCGCGCTGCCCAACGAGGACGCCGACGTCTCCAAGGAGATCACCAAGGCGTACAAGAAGCTCGGCATCACCATCACCACCGGTGCGGCCGTGCAGTCCATCGATGACGACGGATCCAAGGTCACCGTCAGCATCAAGGACAACAAGTCCGGTTCGGTGGAGACCGTCACCGTCGACAAGGTGCTGCAGGCCGTCGGCTTCGCGCCCCGGGTGGAGGGCTACGGCCTGGAGAACACCGGCGTCGCGCTCACCGACCGCGGTGCCATCGACATCGACGACCACATGCGCACCAACGTGCCGCACATCTACGCCATCGGTGACGTCACCGCCAAGCTCCAGCTGGCCCACGTCGCGGAGGCGCAGGGTGTGGTCGCGGCCGAGACCATCGGCGGCGCCGAGACCATGACCCTCGGCGACTACCGGATGATGCCGCGCGCCACCTTCTGTCAGCCGCAGGTCGCCAGCTTCGGTCTCACCGAGCAGCAGGCCCGCGACGAGGGCTACGACGTGAAGGTCGCGACCTTCCCGTTCACCGCCAACGGCAAGGCGCACGGCCTGGGCGATCCCACCGGTTTCGTCAAGCTCATCGCCGACACCACGCACGGTGAACTGCTCGGCGGCCACCTCATCGGCCCCGACGTCTCCGAGCTGCTGCCGGAGCTGACCCTGGCCCAGAAGTGGGACCTCACGGTCAACGAACTCGCCCGCAACGTCCACACCCACCCGACGTTGAGCGAGGCCCTGCAGGAGGCGATTCACGGCCTCGCCGGGCACATGATCAACTTCTGA
- a CDS encoding MarR family winged helix-turn-helix transcriptional regulator, with translation MGPNADAVDQMIEAWRAERPDVDLTSFGVVARVARLARLWDAEVQRFLAEYDLDAGEADVLTTLRRAGKPYELTAGALVRSSMVTTGAITKRIDRMVDKGLVSRVPSAADRRTVLIRLSSRGKQILDDLFADHIANYERLLAALDRGQSEQLAGTLRILLCAMGDTSLT, from the coding sequence ATGGGTCCGAACGCCGACGCTGTCGATCAGATGATCGAGGCATGGCGCGCCGAGCGCCCCGATGTGGACCTCACGTCGTTCGGCGTAGTTGCGCGAGTGGCACGGCTGGCCCGGTTGTGGGACGCCGAGGTCCAGCGGTTTCTCGCCGAGTACGATCTGGACGCCGGCGAGGCGGATGTCCTGACCACTCTGCGGCGGGCCGGGAAGCCCTATGAGCTGACCGCTGGTGCACTCGTTCGTTCCTCGATGGTCACCACTGGTGCGATTACCAAACGAATCGACCGGATGGTCGACAAAGGGCTGGTGTCCCGTGTGCCCTCAGCGGCCGATCGTCGCACCGTGCTCATCCGTCTATCGTCCCGCGGTAAGCAGATCCTGGACGATCTGTTCGCCGACCACATCGCCAACTATGAACGCCTGCTGGCTGCTCTTGATCGCGGGCAATCCGAGCAGCTTGCCGGCACCCTGCGCATCCTGCTGTGCGCCATGGGCGATACCTCCCTGACCTGA
- a CDS encoding nuclear transport factor 2 family protein — protein MPSTINMTAIHAVYDAFSTGDLDRFIDLLDPDFASRQSDAVPWRGTYHGRAGVRDMFSRVARSGSASFHPEEFIDGGDRVVVIGRAHITPHNTDRGFDVRELHVWRAQDGRLLSLDVFLNAPAPMLAALTTT, from the coding sequence ATGCCGAGCACCATCAACATGACTGCTATCCACGCGGTCTACGACGCGTTCTCCACCGGAGACCTGGATCGGTTCATCGACCTGCTCGACCCGGACTTCGCGTCCCGGCAATCGGATGCGGTGCCCTGGCGGGGCACCTATCACGGCCGTGCCGGCGTCCGGGACATGTTCAGCCGCGTCGCGCGATCCGGATCCGCATCGTTCCACCCGGAGGAATTCATCGACGGCGGCGACCGTGTCGTGGTGATCGGCAGAGCTCACATCACACCGCATAACACCGACCGAGGCTTCGATGTCCGGGAACTACACGTCTGGCGCGCACAAGACGGGCGCTTGCTCAGCTTGGACGTCTTCCTCAACGCCCCGGCCCCCATGCTCGCCGCGCTTACCACCACCTGA
- a CDS encoding AraC family transcriptional regulator: protein MVTASADVLTGTASTQLIRLVRDTALRAGVAPDLLAVIPGGADDLRGELDRVPMSALIQLWELLASTGPGAGLAVVEDAPLGRLSTWDYLVTTGATLADSLTAAQPYHQLVTAATEGFELHTAGELTVGYRTGAGDPAVAAIVNEYVLGYYLRRAREGLGRNVVPARITFSHPAPREHRLLTEAFGTARIDFDAAADTITFTEADAVAPLARADPALADLLRSHAELVLASARPIAGPLDEFHTALAAAIDTGTPTLATVAARMAMSPRSLQRRLAENATTWSHELDQTRYRRAEELLRAGSTTAGVAARLGFADDRALRKAFRRWSGESPGTVRRH from the coding sequence GTGGTGACCGCCTCCGCCGACGTGCTGACCGGAACCGCCTCCACTCAGCTGATCCGCCTGGTCCGAGACACCGCGCTGCGTGCGGGCGTCGCTCCCGACCTGCTCGCGGTGATTCCTGGCGGCGCGGACGACCTGCGCGGCGAACTCGACCGCGTGCCGATGTCCGCGCTGATCCAGCTGTGGGAGCTGCTCGCGAGCACCGGGCCGGGCGCCGGGCTCGCGGTGGTCGAGGACGCGCCGCTGGGCCGGCTCAGCACGTGGGACTACCTGGTCACCACCGGCGCGACCCTCGCCGATTCGCTCACCGCCGCGCAGCCGTATCACCAGCTCGTTACCGCCGCGACCGAAGGCTTCGAGCTGCACACCGCGGGCGAGCTGACCGTCGGCTACCGCACCGGCGCCGGCGATCCGGCGGTGGCGGCGATCGTGAACGAGTACGTGCTCGGCTACTACTTGCGTCGGGCGCGGGAAGGGCTGGGTCGCAACGTCGTCCCGGCCCGGATCACCTTCAGCCATCCGGCTCCGCGCGAGCACCGGCTGCTCACCGAAGCGTTCGGCACCGCGCGGATCGACTTCGACGCGGCCGCCGACACCATCACCTTCACCGAAGCCGACGCCGTCGCCCCGCTCGCGCGCGCCGACCCCGCCCTCGCCGACCTATTGCGCAGCCACGCCGAACTCGTCCTCGCCTCCGCGCGACCGATCGCCGGGCCGCTGGACGAATTCCACACCGCCCTCGCGGCCGCCATCGACACCGGCACACCCACGCTCGCAACCGTCGCCGCCAGGATGGCGATGAGCCCGCGCAGCCTGCAACGACGGCTCGCCGAGAACGCCACCACCTGGAGTCATGAGCTCGACCAGACGCGCTACCGCCGCGCCGAAGAACTGTTGCGCGCCGGATCGACCACGGCCGGCGTCGCGGCTCGCCTCGGTTTCGCTGATGATCGCGCACTGCGCAAGGCGTTTCGGCGCTGGAGCGGGGAATCGCCGGGGACTGTGCGGCGGCACTGA
- a CDS encoding NADP-dependent oxidoreductase, protein MQIHTEQQPAQTPADVPATTREIRLAARPSGAPTAENFDLVTTPIPDLADGQILVRNTWMSVDPYMRGRMDDKPSYIPPFQVGAALEGSALGEVIASRSDIPVGATVTHFAGWREHSVLDAASATVVDPALAEPDQFLGALGTTGLTAYAALTDVAPVRPGDTVFISAAAGAVGSVAGQIARLLGASRVIGSAGGPAKTELLTTEFGFDAAIDYRVGDLAGQLAQAAPEGIDVYLDSVGGEHLRVAVEAMRPHGRIALVGAISGYNGDSTQRGPDLFLAATKELTLRGMLVNSYFPIFGEYITKAAAWLADGTLRTKETVYEGLDQAPAAFLGVLSGANTGKMLVRLA, encoded by the coding sequence GTGCAGATCCACACCGAACAGCAGCCCGCCCAGACCCCGGCCGACGTGCCTGCGACGACCCGCGAGATCCGTTTGGCCGCACGTCCTTCGGGCGCACCGACCGCCGAGAACTTCGACCTGGTCACCACTCCGATCCCCGACCTCGCCGACGGCCAGATCCTGGTCCGCAACACCTGGATGTCGGTGGACCCGTACATGCGCGGGCGGATGGACGACAAGCCGTCCTACATCCCACCATTCCAGGTGGGTGCGGCGCTGGAGGGTTCGGCGCTGGGTGAGGTGATCGCGTCGCGGTCCGATATTCCGGTCGGCGCCACCGTCACCCACTTCGCCGGTTGGCGGGAACACTCGGTGCTCGACGCCGCCAGCGCCACCGTCGTCGACCCGGCACTGGCCGAACCAGACCAGTTCCTCGGCGCACTCGGCACCACCGGTCTCACCGCCTACGCCGCCCTCACCGACGTCGCCCCGGTCCGTCCCGGCGACACCGTGTTCATCTCCGCGGCGGCCGGCGCCGTTGGCAGCGTCGCCGGGCAGATCGCGCGGCTGCTCGGCGCGAGCCGGGTGATCGGGTCGGCGGGCGGCCCGGCCAAAACCGAGTTGCTGACAACCGAATTCGGCTTCGACGCCGCCATCGACTATCGCGTGGGCGACCTCGCCGGCCAGCTGGCCCAGGCCGCACCCGAGGGCATCGATGTCTACCTCGACAGCGTCGGCGGCGAACACCTGCGCGTCGCCGTCGAAGCCATGCGCCCGCACGGCCGCATCGCACTCGTCGGCGCGATCAGCGGCTACAACGGCGACTCCACCCAGCGGGGACCGGATCTGTTCCTGGCCGCCACCAAGGAGCTCACCCTGCGCGGCATGCTGGTGAACAGCTACTTCCCGATCTTCGGCGAATACATCACCAAGGCCGCCGCCTGGCTCGCCGACGGCACCCTGCGCACCAAGGAAACCGTGTACGAGGGCCTCGACCAGGCCCCGGCCGCCTTCCTCGGCGTCCTGTCCGGCGCGAACACCGGCAAGATGCTGGTCCGGCTGGCATGA
- a CDS encoding dipeptidase, which produces MPPFLWEQHSCLPLLPTADISELARYPLGSYLSVNVGYSPQSSADTLALLHKFRADALADGRFRLVTKVSEIGDPDTIALAFDLEDAGPLDGDLDNVARFRDLGVRSLLPTYNHANAAGCGCLDTEDTGLTGYGRDLVRALNEAGVFVDGAHCSRRTGLDLAELTEVPMIYSHANFDAVWEHPRNITDAQARACADTGGVIGINGVGIFLGRNDPDERAQRVSAMADHIEYGAELVGIDHIGLGSDYSFDAEDFNHEIRTNPAAFSDAYTKWGPLQWTPPEDLLGLSEVPGLDDVLAERGFSEADRAAVFGGNFRRVAEQVWRD; this is translated from the coding sequence GTGCCGCCGTTTCTGTGGGAGCAGCACAGCTGCCTGCCGCTGCTACCGACCGCCGACATCAGCGAGCTGGCGCGCTACCCGCTCGGCTCGTATCTGTCGGTGAACGTCGGCTATTCGCCGCAATCGAGCGCCGACACCCTCGCCTTGCTGCACAAATTCCGCGCCGACGCACTCGCCGACGGGCGGTTCCGGCTGGTCACCAAGGTCTCCGAGATCGGTGACCCGGACACCATCGCCCTCGCCTTCGACCTCGAGGATGCCGGCCCGCTCGACGGCGATCTCGACAACGTCGCCCGTTTCCGCGACCTCGGCGTCCGCTCCCTGCTGCCCACCTACAACCACGCCAACGCGGCAGGCTGCGGCTGCCTAGACACCGAGGACACCGGGCTCACCGGCTACGGCCGCGATCTGGTGCGCGCGCTGAACGAGGCGGGCGTGTTCGTCGACGGCGCGCACTGCTCCCGCCGCACCGGCCTCGACCTCGCCGAACTCACCGAAGTGCCGATGATCTACAGCCACGCCAACTTCGACGCGGTCTGGGAGCACCCGCGCAACATCACCGACGCGCAGGCCCGGGCCTGCGCCGACACCGGCGGCGTCATCGGCATCAACGGCGTCGGCATCTTCCTCGGCCGCAACGACCCCGACGAGCGCGCCCAGCGGGTGAGCGCCATGGCCGACCACATCGAATACGGCGCCGAACTCGTCGGCATCGACCACATCGGCCTCGGCTCCGACTACTCCTTCGACGCCGAAGACTTCAACCACGAAATCCGCACCAACCCCGCCGCCTTCTCCGACGCGTACACCAAATGGGGCCCCTTGCAGTGGACCCCACCCGAAGACCTGCTCGGGCTGTCCGAGGTGCCCGGACTGGACGACGTGCTCGCCGAGCGTGGTTTCAGCGAGGCCGACCGGGCCGCGGTGTTCGGCGGGAACTTCCGTCGTGTTGCCGAGCAGGTCTGGCGGGACTGA